The Brevibacillus brevis genome contains a region encoding:
- a CDS encoding adenine phosphoribosyltransferase: MDFKQYIRVIPDFPQPGIRFKDITTLLKDGPAYKAAIQDLAVFAREVQADVIAGPEARGFVVGAPLSYEMGIGFVPIRKSGKLPYESIKADYDLEYGKDALAVHVDAIQPGQRVLIADDLLATGGTIETTINLIEQLGGKVVGAAFFIELSYLDGRSKIGEIPIKSLVQY, translated from the coding sequence ATGGATTTTAAACAATACATTCGAGTTATCCCGGATTTTCCACAGCCAGGTATTCGTTTCAAGGACATCACTACTCTGTTGAAGGATGGCCCTGCTTACAAAGCTGCGATTCAAGACTTGGCTGTCTTCGCTCGTGAAGTACAAGCAGACGTGATTGCGGGTCCAGAAGCACGTGGATTCGTAGTAGGTGCTCCCTTGTCGTATGAAATGGGAATTGGCTTTGTGCCGATCCGCAAGTCTGGCAAGCTGCCATATGAATCCATCAAGGCGGATTACGACCTTGAGTATGGAAAAGATGCACTTGCTGTACACGTTGATGCTATCCAACCAGGTCAGCGCGTACTGATTGCAGACGATTTGCTGGCGACAGGTGGAACGATTGAGACAACAATCAATTTGATTGAGCAACTCGGAGGCAAAGTAGTAGGAGCTGCCTTCTTCATCGAACTGTCCTACTTGGATGGACGTAGCAAAATCGGTGAAATTCCTATCAAATCGCTCGTTCAATATTAA